The Skermanella rosea sequence ATATCACAGCGAGTAACCGAGTGATCAAGCATCTTCGCAAGCAAATCCATGGCGGGATCACCGGGACATCGCGGGGGTAGTGCCGATGCACCGCCCGGGAACAGGAACAGGGAGGCCGACGTGAGACTGAGCACCAAGGGGCGGTATGCCGTGATGGCGATGGTCGATCTTGCAAGCAGCAGCCGCGGCGGCCCGATCGCGCTTGCGGACATCGCCGAGCGCCAGGAGATCTCGCTCTCATACCTGGAGCAGCTGTTCGCCAAGCTGCGCAAGGGCGGCCTCGTCAAGAGCGTCCGCGGTCCCGGCGGCGGTTATCTCCTGGCCCATCCGGCCGACGCGATGCGGATCTCCGACATCATCCTGGCGGTCGACGAGCCGATCCGCGCCACCCGCTGCGCCGCCGGGTCCCCGGCCGGCTGCAGGACCAACCGCAGCCGCTGCCTGACCCACGACCTGTGGGAGGAGTTGGGCAACCAGATCCATCTTTATCTCAGCAGCGTCACCGTCGCCGACGTCTGCCAGCGCCGCATCCTCGGCTCGTCCCACGTCATGCTGCCGGAAGCGGTCAGCGAGCCCCGGGCGGCGGCGGCCGAATAGGAACCCGGCAGCTGAAGAGTCCGACCCAGATGCCCGACACCGCCTATCTCGACTACAACGCGACCGCACCCATCCTGCCCGCCGTGCGCGAAGCCGTGATGGCGGCGCTGGAAGTCGCCGGCAACCCTTCCTCCGTCCATGGTTTCGGCCGGCGCGCGCGCCGGCTGGTGGAGGATGCGCGGGCCGAGGTGGCGGCGCTGGCCGGCGTCGCCCCGGCGCGAGTCGTGTTCACGTCGGGCGGGACCGAGGCGAACACGGCGGCGTTGGCCACGGCATCCGCGAGGGGGAGCGGCCGCCGCGTGCTGGTGTCGGCGATCGAGCATGACTCGGTGCTGGAGACCGTTCCCGATGCGGAGCGGATCCCGGTCACGCCGGACGGCACGGTCGACCTCGCGGCGCTCGACCGGATGCTGGCGCGGGGCGGCGGTACGGCCCTGGTCTCGGTCATGCTGGTCAACAACGAGACCGGCGTGATCCAGCCGGTTGCCGAGGCGTCGCGCCTCGCCCGCGCCCACGGCGCGCTGTTCCATTGCGACGCGGTGCAGGGGGCCGGCCGCGTCGCCATCGACGCCGACCCGCTGGGAATCGACCTGATGACCCTGTCGGCCCACAAGCTGGGCGGTCCCCACGGCGTGGGCGCCCTGGTGGTGCGGGACGGCATTCCGATCACCCCCGTGCTCCGCGGCGGCGGGCAGGAACAGCGCCGCCGGGCCGGCACCGAGAATGTCGCCGGGATCGCCGGGTTCGGCGTCGCCGCCAGGATCGCCCGGAACGCCGCGGACGGGACGGACCGGCTGGGTCGGCTGCGCGACGGGCTGGAGCGAAGCATCGCCGGAGCGGCGGAGGCTGCCGGCGTGCCGATGATGATCCATGGCAGGGCAGCACCGCGGGTGGCGAACACCACCTGCGTGTCGATGCCGGGCATCCCCAGCGAAACGCAGATCATGGCGCTGGACCTGGCCGGCGTGGCGGTCAGCGCCGGCTCGGCCTGCTCCAGCGGCAAGGTCAAGCCGTCGCACGTGCTGACCGCGATGGGCGTGGATGCCGGCGGGGCGTCCTCCGCCATCCGGGTCAGCCTGGGTTGGGCGACGAAGCCGGAGGACGTCGACCGTTTCGTGGATGCCTGGAGCGCGCTGTGCCGCCGCCGGGCGCGCGCCCTGGCCGGGCCCTGACGGTTTGCCAAACGGTCTGGCCGCGACGTATGGCGTTGCCCGGAAGGCACCTTATCTGTAAAGACGCAGGATCTGTAAAGACGCAGGCCAGCCCGCGGGGTACGGGTTCCGTCACCGCGGGCACAGGCTCCATGACATTCAAAAGCGATGCGGCATGATTGAACGCAAGGGCGGCGGGCCACGCGGCGGCTCGGGAAAAGGCAGGATCGGCGGCGGGCCTGGAACGGTGGCGGGAGACCTGGTCCCGTGCTGGCTCTGCTCGCATTCGGTCTCGCCGCGCGCGCTGTTCTGCCACAACTGCGGCACGGTGCAGCCGCCGCGCTCGATCGATCCGTTCACGCGGCTGGGGCTGCCGGTCCGCTTCGACCTCGACCCCGCGGCGCTGGAGCGGCAGTTCGCCGGCTTCCGCCGGACCCTCGCGCCGGAACGGTTCGAGAGCAAGGGCCCGCGGGAGAAATCCAACGCGCGGGCGCAATTCGACACCTTCAGGCACGCCTACGACACGCTGCGCGATCCGATCCGCCGCGCCCGGTTCCTGCTCGACATCGCCCATGGCGCCGGCGCCGCGCAGCCGCCCCCCGCCGATCCGGAGATTGACGGGATGGAGGCGGCCCTGGCGGATGCCGGCGACACGGCGGAACTGGACAGGGTGGCCAACCAAGCCGCGCGCGGCACGGAGCAATGCATCCACGACCTGTCGTCCGCGTTCCGCGCCGAGGACCTGGACGCCGCTGCACGCATCGTCCACCGGCTGGAACGGCTCGAAGCGCTCGCTGGCGCGGCGCGGCAGCGGCGTCCCGGCCTGCGCGGCGACGCTCCCTGAGACGGTCCGCGGGGAGACACGCCGGAAGGACACGCGGGGGAATTCGGTGGAAATAATGAAGGATTCGCTTGACGGGGCGATAGGTCGAACCTTTAGTCCCGCGTCTCGGGTTTTCGACCGGTAAGAGAAGAACGACGGAGTTGTGGCATCATGCCGAAGATCACATTCATCGACACCGAGGGCAACAAGCGCGACGTGGATGCGCCCCTGGGCCTGTCGGTGCTGGAAATCGCCCATCGCAACGACATCGACCTGGAAGGGGCGTGCGAGGGCTCGTTGGCCTGCTCGACCTGCCACGTGATCGTCGAACCCGAATGGTACGACCTGCTGACCGACGCGTCCGAGGACGAGGAGGATATGCTGGACCTCGCCTTCGGCCTGACCAAGACCTCCCGCCTGGGCTGCCAGATCATCATGTCCGAGGAGCTTGACGGCCTGACCGTCCGGCTGCCGTCCGGCACGCGCAACATGATGGGCTGACGCCCGATGGCCGCACGCCTGTTCGACCGCCTGAAGGAGGCGGCGGGACCGGAATGGACGGGCTATACCCGCCACGAGTTCGTCCGCCGGCTGGGCGACGGCAGCCTGCCCGAAGCCTCGTTCCGCCATTACCTGATCCAGGATTACCTGTTCCTGATCCATTTCGCCCGCGCCTACGCGCTGGCGGTCTACAAGAGCGACACCCTGGCCGACATGCGGCAGGCGGGCGCGTCGCTCTCGGCGATCCTGGACCTGGAAATGGGGCTGCACGTCCGGTTCTGCGCCGGATGGGGCCTGGACGAAGCGGCCATGGCGGCCTCTCCCGAGGCGACCGGCACCTTGGCCTATACCCGCTACGTGCTGGAACGCGGCACGGCCGGCGACCTGCTCGACCTGCACGTGGCGCTGGCGCCCTGCATCGTCGGCTACGCGGAGATCGCGGCGGAACTGACGGCCGATCCGGCGACGCGCCTGGAGGGAAACCCCTACCGCGCCTGGATCGAGATGTATGCCGGCGAGGAATACCGGTCGGTCGCGGCCGCCGAGGTCGCCCAGCTCGACGGCCTGTACGGGCGGCGCGGCGGGGAGGCGCGGTTCCCCGATCTGGCCCGCACCTTCACGACCGCGAGCCGGCTGGAGGCCGGATTCTGGGAGATGGGCCTGAAGCTGCTGCCCTGAGCGTGCCGCAGTTGGCGGCAATCTTGATTAACCGCGTCTTCACCATATTGGGCCAGGGTCGGGGCATCCTTTCCCCTGGCCCTCCCTCCGGTGAGTCTCCATGACCTTCCATGACCGGCCGATCGGCATCTTCGACAGCGGTGTCGGCGGCCTGACCGTGCTGCGGGCGCTCCGCGAGCGGCTGCCGACCGAGCAGCTGCTCTACCTGGGCGACACCGCCCGCCTGCCCTACGGCACCAAGAGCCCCGAGACGATCGCCCGCTACGCGGTCCAGGCGGCGGGGCTGCTGGTCGGGCGCGGCGTCAAGCTGCTGGTAATCGCCTGCAACACCGCGTCGGCCCACGCGCTCGACGCGCTCCGCGACGCCTATCCCCAGATCGAGGTGACCGGCGTGATCGAGCCGGGCGCCGAGGCGGCCTGCGCCGCATCGGCCAGCGGGCGGATCGCGGTGATCGCGACCGAGAGCACGGCGCGGGCCGGCGCCTACGAGGCGGCGATCCGCCGGATCCGGGGCGACGCCGACGTCGCCACCCAGGCCTGCTCGGTGTTCGTGGCGCTCGCGGAGGAAGGCTGGCTCGACGGGCCGGTGGCCGAAGCCGCCGCGCGGCGCTATCTGGCGCCCCTGTTCGCGGACAAGGACGCCGGCTCCAGGCCGGATACCCTGGTGCTGGGCTGCACCCATTTCCCGCTTCTGAGTCCCGTGCTGGAGACGGTGGTCGGCCCCGGCGTGGCCCTGGTGGACAGCGCCCGCACAACCGCCGACAGGGTCGCCCTGATGCTGGAGCGCGCAGGGGTCGCCTCCCGCAGCTTGCATTTCCCGGCGGAGATCCGCCTGCTGGCGACCGACGCTCCCGACCGCTTCGCCCGCGTCGCCGCGAACTTCCTGCCCTTCCCGATCACGCCGGCCATGGTGGAGCTGGTCGACCTGCAGCAGGCTTCCCCAATGACCGGACCTGCCCTGCCGTCCCGGCCGCTGGAAGTTTGATTTCGGGGTCCCCTCGGCTTGACTTCTCCGGATGGCCTGCCTATAAACCCGCTTCCGCCGGGCGGAGGTGCCGTCCGGACCTGGTTTTTGTGTTCACAGAGTTAAGGACCTGTCCGATGGCACGACGTTGCGCCGTGACCGGCAAGGGCGTGATGTTTGGCAACAACGTCAGCCACGCCAACAACAAGAATCGCCGCCGCTTTCATCCGAACCTGCAGGAAACCTCGCTGCTGAGCGACGCTCTGGGCAGCATGGTCCGCCTGCGCCTGTCGACCAACGCGATCCGCACGATCGAGCACAAGGGCGGCCTCGACGCCTTCCTGCTCGACACCAAGGACGCGACCCTGAGCCTCGAAGCGCGCCGCATCAAGCGCCGCATCGCTGCCAAGGTCGAGCAGCAGCAGACCGCCGCCTGACCGGCCGGACGGTTCCCCGGCGAGGGAGCCGGCACCGGGATCGGCAGCATTGAGTTCGTTGGATTGGAGCCGGCCGCGCAAGCGTGCCGGCTCCAGTCTTTTCCGGCCCGTGGCGTCCGGGACTTCGCCGGCCGCGACCCAGCCCATAACCGCCCTTTCTCGCTCCGTTTCCGCGCGCTATTCTGCCGCAGTCCATTTGACCGATTCGTTCCAACAGCTTCGGAAAAGCCCGCCCCATGCAGACACATC is a genomic window containing:
- a CDS encoding Rrf2 family transcriptional regulator, translated to MRLSTKGRYAVMAMVDLASSSRGGPIALADIAERQEISLSYLEQLFAKLRKGGLVKSVRGPGGGYLLAHPADAMRISDIILAVDEPIRATRCAAGSPAGCRTNRSRCLTHDLWEELGNQIHLYLSSVTVADVCQRRILGSSHVMLPEAVSEPRAAAAE
- a CDS encoding cysteine desulfurase family protein, with protein sequence MPDTAYLDYNATAPILPAVREAVMAALEVAGNPSSVHGFGRRARRLVEDARAEVAALAGVAPARVVFTSGGTEANTAALATASARGSGRRVLVSAIEHDSVLETVPDAERIPVTPDGTVDLAALDRMLARGGGTALVSVMLVNNETGVIQPVAEASRLARAHGALFHCDAVQGAGRVAIDADPLGIDLMTLSAHKLGGPHGVGALVVRDGIPITPVLRGGGQEQRRRAGTENVAGIAGFGVAARIARNAADGTDRLGRLRDGLERSIAGAAEAAGVPMMIHGRAAPRVANTTCVSMPGIPSETQIMALDLAGVAVSAGSACSSGKVKPSHVLTAMGVDAGGASSAIRVSLGWATKPEDVDRFVDAWSALCRRRARALAGP
- a CDS encoding molecular chaperone DnaJ; protein product: MIERKGGGPRGGSGKGRIGGGPGTVAGDLVPCWLCSHSVSPRALFCHNCGTVQPPRSIDPFTRLGLPVRFDLDPAALERQFAGFRRTLAPERFESKGPREKSNARAQFDTFRHAYDTLRDPIRRARFLLDIAHGAGAAQPPPADPEIDGMEAALADAGDTAELDRVANQAARGTEQCIHDLSSAFRAEDLDAAARIVHRLERLEALAGAARQRRPGLRGDAP
- a CDS encoding ferredoxin family 2Fe-2S iron-sulfur cluster binding protein, which translates into the protein MPKITFIDTEGNKRDVDAPLGLSVLEIAHRNDIDLEGACEGSLACSTCHVIVEPEWYDLLTDASEDEEDMLDLAFGLTKTSRLGCQIIMSEELDGLTVRLPSGTRNMMG
- the tenA gene encoding thiaminase II; translated protein: MAARLFDRLKEAAGPEWTGYTRHEFVRRLGDGSLPEASFRHYLIQDYLFLIHFARAYALAVYKSDTLADMRQAGASLSAILDLEMGLHVRFCAGWGLDEAAMAASPEATGTLAYTRYVLERGTAGDLLDLHVALAPCIVGYAEIAAELTADPATRLEGNPYRAWIEMYAGEEYRSVAAAEVAQLDGLYGRRGGEARFPDLARTFTTASRLEAGFWEMGLKLLP
- the murI gene encoding glutamate racemase, giving the protein MTFHDRPIGIFDSGVGGLTVLRALRERLPTEQLLYLGDTARLPYGTKSPETIARYAVQAAGLLVGRGVKLLVIACNTASAHALDALRDAYPQIEVTGVIEPGAEAACAASASGRIAVIATESTARAGAYEAAIRRIRGDADVATQACSVFVALAEEGWLDGPVAEAAARRYLAPLFADKDAGSRPDTLVLGCTHFPLLSPVLETVVGPGVALVDSARTTADRVALMLERAGVASRSLHFPAEIRLLATDAPDRFARVAANFLPFPITPAMVELVDLQQASPMTGPALPSRPLEV
- the rpmB gene encoding 50S ribosomal protein L28; the protein is MARRCAVTGKGVMFGNNVSHANNKNRRRFHPNLQETSLLSDALGSMVRLRLSTNAIRTIEHKGGLDAFLLDTKDATLSLEARRIKRRIAAKVEQQQTAA